A single Fusarium oxysporum Fo47 chromosome IV, complete sequence DNA region contains:
- a CDS encoding Spc98 family-domain-containing protein, which translates to MASGAPRASGRTSANDYREERPRVSTNLKGERSDSRKGPPSTTQSTFSNVHKRSASGNPRASSRNEEERRFEARRVTERTFEAHLERAVPRNTSPERSHRRNAPSESRATSKAPRHDTPEARQSRAETPLAPWNPEVTLLPHTTAPLASRISIPPLASTVPQAPQPKPLGELSLELQEAAIVEDLLFVFMGYEGQYIRFAKGYNPNEERDRLSGPSFRTLPGLDPSLQDLTQSMLKMATYYSALEAFVDVQSREEFGAVNHALCASIRKFLHDYLVMIAQLETQFLTSDTFTVHVLNIHTMSTSQMMLQLYSLAHELLKKNALLDDETDESEDSADDFENILETLRDGGELVPGNMTGKKICKGGVVLGLITKRLESLSGDPSARALLTTLLRDASKPYMVMLNEWLHHGGIHDPHAEFLIKEQKSIKRERLEQDYTDEYWERRYTIRDHDVPPQLEGVKDKVLLAGKYLNVVRECGGVDVSKVSKDVPASFDDNRFLENVNNAYAHANESLMQLLLTAHSLPARLRSLKHYFFLDPSDYFSYFLELGASELRKPVKSVNTGKLQSLLDLVLRQPGSLVSLDPFKEDVKVEMNEIVLTKALQRVVNITGIEQGEALQPVANQPIENDKNAVGFTSLQLDYSVPFPVSLVISRKTVWRYQALFRYLLSLRYLESQLSTTWQTQTRGISWAHKGALRKLEIWKRRVWTLRARMLVFVQQLLYFCTAEVIEPNWNKFMSRLKTKDEPMDSSLGVPTRTVDELMQDHVDFLDTCLKECMLTNSKLLRIHSKLMQTCTIFTAYTNWLTRELEKSDPDLSGNNKPPTMTADQWKRFQMTKTVQRGSTSAHHDTSATSAGNAEVDARIDNLFEIIRKWEGNFSRHLQILLDALNHYAATETVVLLSLCARLSTANQGTEYAGLRQEDEST; encoded by the exons ATGGCTTCCGGCGCACCACGAGCATCGGGCCGAACCAGCGCCAACGATTATCGCGAAGAAAGGCCCCGCGTATCGACCAACCTCAAGGGCGAGCGCTCCGATTCTCGCAAGGGTCCTCCTTCGACGACCCAGTCCACTTTCTCAAATGTTCATAAACGATCTGCTTCAGGGAACCCGAGGGCATCGAGCCGCAACGAGGAGGAGCGGCGTTTTGAGGCGAGGAGGGTGACGGAGCGTACTTTTGAAGCCCACCTTGAGCGTGCAGTCCCAAGAAATACAAGTCCAGAACGATCACATCGAAGAAACGCTCCTTCAGAGAGTAGGGCTACATCCAAAGCACCTAGACACGACACTCCTGAAGCTCGGCAGTCGAGAGCCGAGACTCCACTGG CACCATGGAACCCCGAAGTAACTCTCCTACCGCATACAACAGCTCCTCTAGCCTCACGAATATCAATACCTCCTCTAGCGTCGACCGtacctcaagctcctcaaccgAAACCTCTAGGCGAACTAAGCTTGGAGCTCCAAGAAGCCGCTATAGTGGAGGATCTACTCTTTGTATTCATGGGATATGAAGGACAGTATATCAGATTCGCCAAAGGGTATAACCCGAACGAAGAGAGAGACAGATTATCTGGACCGAGTTTCAGAACGTTACCTGGCCTTGACCCGAGTCTGCAGGACCTGACACAGTCAATGCTCAAGATGGCAACATATTATTCTGCCCTAGAAGCTTTTGTCGATGTCCAGAGCCGGGAAGAGTTTGGTGCAGTGAACCATGCTCTCTGCGCATCAATACGCAAGTTTCTGCATGACTATCTAGTCATGATTGCACAGCTCGAAACGCAGTTCCTCACTAGCGACACTTTCACAGTTCATGTGCTCAACATTCATACCATGTCCACAAGTCAGATGATGCTACAGCTGTACTCACTCGCTCATGAACTACTTAAAAAGAACGCTCTTCTCGACGACGAAACCGACGAATCTGAAGATAGTGCTGATGATTTTGAGAACATTCTCGAGACGCTTCGAGACGGAGGCGAGTTGGTACCAGGCAACATGACAGGCAAGAAGATTTGCAAAGGTGGCGTGGTCCTGGGTTTAATCACAAAACGTCTCGAATCTTTATCAGGTGACCCTTCAGCTCGAGCGTTGTTAACGACATTATTGCGGGACGCCAGCAAACCTTACATGGTTATGCTTAACGAATGGCTTCATCATGGTGGAATCCATGACCCTCATGCCGAGTTCCTCATCAAGGAACAAAAGAGCATTAAACGTGAGAGATTGGAACAAGATTACACTGATGAATATTGGGAGAGGAGATACACAATACGGGATCATGATGTTCCTCCACAACTTGAGGGTGTCAAGGACAAAGTTCTATTGGCGGGCAAGTATCTCAACGTTGTCCGCGAATGTGGTGGCGTCGATGTGAGCAAAGTCTCAAAAGACGTACCAGCCTCTTTCGACGACAACCGCTTCCTCGAAAACGTCAACAATGCTTACGCCCACGCCAACGAATCTCTCATGCAACTTCTCCTCACAGCTCACTCTCTACCTGCTCGTCTACGATCCCTCAAGCACTACTTCTTCCTCGATCCCTCAGACTACTTCTCCTATTTCCTCGAGCTGGGCGCCTCAGAGTTGCGCAAACCCGTCAAGTCTGTTAACACCGGCAAGCTGCAATCTTTACTGGATCTTGTCCTGCGTCAGCCCGGAAGTCTTGTCTCTCTTGATCCGTTCAAGGAGGATGTCAAGGTGGAAATGAATGAGATCGTTCTCACAAAGGCTCTGCAGCGTGTTGTTAACATCACGGGTATTGAGCAGGGAGAGGCGCTCCAGCCTGTTGCTAATCAGCCTATTGAGAATGATAAGAACGCTGTTGGCTTCACATCCCTGCAACTTGACTACTCCGTTCCTTTCCCTGTCTCGCTCGTCATCAGTCGAAAGACAGTATGGCGATACCAAGCTCTCTTCCGCTATCTCCTTTCACTCCGCTATCTTGAATCGCAACTCTCAACCACATGGCAAACACAGACTCGGGGTATTAGCTGGGCACACAAAGGTGCTTTGCGAAAACTTGAGATCTGGAAGCGACGTGTTTGGACACTTCGTGCCCGCATGTTGGTATTTGTACAACAACTCCTCTACTTTTGTACGGCTGAAGTCATCGAACCAAACTGGAACAAGTTCATGTCACGTCTAAAGACAAAGGATGAGCCTATGGACTCGAGTTTAGGAGTACCAACACGGACTGTCGATGAGTTGATGCAGGATCATGTCGACTTTTTGGATACATGCCTCAAGGAGTGCATGCtcaccaacagcaagctTTTGAGG ATCCATTCCAAACTCATGCAGACATGTACCATCTTCACTGCCTACACAAACTGGCTCACTCGTGAGCTCGAAAAGTCAGACCCAGACCTATCAGGCAATAACAAGCCCCCAACCATGACAGCAGATCAATGGAAGCGATTCCAGATGACAAAGACGGTACAACGCGGCTCAACATCAGCTCATCATGACACCTCTGCTACCTCGGCTGGTAACGCTGAGGTAGATGCCCGTATTGACAATCTCTTTGAGATCATCCGTAAATGGGAGGGCAATTTCAGTCGACATCTGCAGATCTTGCTTGATGCACTGAACCATTATGCTGCTACTGAGACAGTAGTCCTGTTGAGTCTGTGTGCGCGCTTGAGCACTGCGAATCAGGGTACAGAGTATGCTGGACTACGGCAGGAGGACGAGTCAACCTAA
- a CDS encoding 25S rRNA (adenine645-N1)-methyltransferase, with protein MFAVPGWSVSADGLKSEAPGKNNSNSAPGKKSNKRKRNNNNNAAENVTPSTVADLWESVIEGKKTEQPKSEKAAKRQKKQKKAKDGEDEKLKEGEETKEDKKEGDDDDEQPKPKKEKKDKKQKQKQKSTEDSTETNTSPAKDVVAKTAPQPPAPPKLTPLQASMREKLISARFRHLNETLYTRPSEEAFNLFDESPEMFDEYHEGFRRQVKVWPENPVDSFLKDIRARGKVRQQGKGRPGAPPTPLAKTPLPRTQQECTIADLGCGDARLAEALQSDGKKLKVNVKSYDLQSPSPLVTKADIANLPLADGSVNVAVFCLALMGTNWVDFIEEAYRILHWKGELWVAEIKSRFGPIRNKNAPVTHSVGNRKKNAMAGKKGKKGADNDAEHDEDLAVEVDGMDDRRRETDVTAFVEVLRSRGFVLQGDREAIDLSNKMFVKMHFIKGASPTKGKHVKEQEAPKGKRGIIRRIDPIDEQPEFNEASVLKPCVYKIR; from the coding sequence ATGTTTGCTGTTCCAGGATGGTCCGTCTCAGCGGACGGCCTCAAATCTGAAGCCCCCGGCAAAAACAATAGTAACAGCGCGCCCGGCAAAAAATCCAATAAGCGCAAGcgcaacaacaacaacaacgcTGCTGAGAATGTCACACCTTCAACTGTCGCTGATCTTTGGGAGTCCGTGATTGAGGGAAAGAAGACTGAGCAACCCAAGTCTGAAAAGGCTGCCaagaggcagaagaagcagaagaaggctaaggatggtgaggatgagaagctgaaggaggGCGAGGAGACGAAGgaggataagaaggagggtgatgatgatgatgagcagcCCAAACctaagaaggagaagaaggacaaaaagcagaagcaaaagcAGAAGTCTACCGAGGACTCAACAGAAACCAACACTTCACCAGCAAAGGACGTCGTCGCAAAGACAGCAcctcagcctcctgctcctcccAAGCTCACTCCCCTACAAGCTTCGATGAGAGAGAAGCTCATCTCAGCTCGATTCCGCCACCTCAACGAGACACTCTACACCCGTCCCTCTGAAGAAGCTTTCAATCTATTCGATGAGTCCCCCGAGATGTTCGACGAGTACCATGAAGGTTTTCGTCGCCAGGTCAAGGTCTGGCCTGAGAACCCCGTCGACAGCTTCCTCAAAGATATTCGCGCACGCGGCAAGGTTCGCCAACAAGGCAAAGGCAGACCTGGAGCCCCTCCTACTCCTTTGGCTAAGACACCGCTACCTCGTACGCAACAGGAGTGTACTATTGCTGATCTTGGCTGTGGTGATGCTCGTCTCGCGGAGGCTCTTCAGTCAGATGGCAAGAAACTCAAAGTCAATGTCAAAAGCTACGATCTCCAGAGCCCAAGTCCCCTAGTCACCAAGGCTGATATCGCCAATCTGCCTCTTGCTGACGGTTCCGTCAACGTTGCTGTCTTTTGTCTCGCTCTTATGGGCACCAACTGGGTCGATTTCATCGAGGAGGCCTACCGTATTCTCCACTGGAAGGGTGAGCTCTGGgttgctgagatcaagagcCGTTTTGGTCCCATCCGAAATAAGAACGCCCCCGTTACCCACAGTGTTGGTAACCGCAAGAAGAACGCAATGGCTGGCAAGAAAGGCAAAAAGGGCGCTGATAACGATGCCGAGCATGATGAGGATCTGGCCGTAGAGGTCGACGGTATGGATGATCGCCGCCGTGAGACAGACGTAACAGCGTTCGTCGAGGTGCTCAGGTCACGCGGTTTTGTTCTTCAGGGAGATAGAGAGGCGATCGATTTGTCCAACAAGATGTTTGTCAAGATGCACTTCATCAAAGGAGCATCGCCCACAAAGGGAAAGCATGTCAAGGAGCAGGAGGCTCCCAAGGGTAAGAGGGGCATCATCCGTAGGATAGATCCCATCGATGAGCAGCCAGAATTTAACGAAGCTTCTGTTTTGAAGCCTTGCGTCTATAAGATCCGGTAA
- a CDS encoding SNF2 family N-terminal domain-containing protein, with protein MNMHNNSMVFQFSSPNDTPSAGPSSRSSTPGSSYANGFNGAGHFIERANNVQHRSVVPQPKRRRTEDSEGVHNFMTPPAQGGSGILGQYVTDKRKEANSATASPAMTVDLTSGNDDEDVVVQDPREEEVCYGMIKASLGCTRVPSPKPGTQQSVWGPNYQPAIKVVLKRQVGDTSLKIQAYDHTRQIIGLVENQGARAVAPLLDSNIHLRTDSRIPPQPKKPGEEPGQPTSRSYTLDIVMYGPIKYARNVGAHLSKFGLKLLAPYLVQKGIRVQNPHVLEYRPPPPKIYSTVPTNDGQNASYTSTFNNRTVEEIRSEVMGVFDSLTRNDDLPEMEPSQDILTPLLKHQKQGLFFMMTREKPREAQAYEKTMVSFWQDKFGPAGQRIYFNVITGQNQARPPAETRGGILADMMGLGKTLSILSLITTSTDAAYEWERQAPVQPEAPEQKPTKHEVLSQQPTLALTPLMRNAKTTLLVCPLSTVTNWEEQIKQHIRPGALDYHIYHGPNRIKDPARLANFDLVITTYGSVSNELSSRRKKKDGQYPLEQIGWFRIVLDEAHMIREHSTLQFKAICRLQADRRWAVTGTPVQNRLDDLAALLAFLRLHPFHDRSKFLRYIVEPFKACDPEIVPKLRILVDTITLRRLKDKIDLPPREDLVVRLDFSPEERSIYDLFAKNAQDRVKVLAGTNNGQALGGNTYIHILKAILRLRLLCAHGKDLLNDADLDTLQGMSAEMAIDIDDDDDDDKPALSDQKAHEMFTLMQETNNDACIQCSRRISSNESSNIETEGQDDILGFMTPCFHVICRNCIKTFKERAKALMPEGENSGYCPVCNAYVRHAFVQLHRREVDAEHDGPAKPKSRNAVKNFDKYDGPHTKTRALIEDLLKSKAASEANPSEPPYKSVVFSGWTSHLDLIELALNANEIVFTRLDGSMSRTQRTTAMDRFREDSTVHVILVSIMAGGLGLNLTAGNSVYVMEPQYNPAAEAQAIDRVHRLGQKRPVRTVRYIMRDSFEEKMLELQEKKMKLASLSMDGQNRSLDKAEAARQKLMDLRSLFK; from the exons ATGAACATGCACAACAACTCCATGGTCTTTCAGTTCTCCAGTCCTAATGACACCCCATCTGCTGGTCCCTCCAGTCGCTCATCCACTCCAGGCAGTAGTTATGCCAATGGTTTCAACGGTGCAGGCCACTTCATTGAGCGTGCGAATAATGTTCAGCATCGCTCTGTCGTTCCTCAACCAAAGCGAAGGAGAACCGAAGACAGCGAGGGAGTTCACAATTTTATGACTCCTCCAGCACAGGGCGGAAGTGGAATTCTGGGTCAATATGTTACAGACAAACGCAAAGAAGCCAATAGTGCAACTGCGTCACCAGCCATGACAGTTGATCTCACTAGTG GAaatgacgacgaggacgtAGTCGTTCAAGATCCCCGCGAGGAAGAGGTTTGCTACGGAATGATCAAGGCTTCATTGGGCTGCACTCGAGTCCCTTCGCCAAAGCCAGGCACCCAACAGAGTGTCTGGGGTCCAAACTACCAACCTGCAATCAAAGTTGTGCTCAAGCGGCAGGTAGGTGATACATCGCTTAAGATACAAGCCTACGACCACACACGACAGATCATTGGTCTGGTAGAAAACCAAGGTGCTCGTGCCGTTGCGCCTCTTCTCGACTCAAACATTCACCTGAGAACGGACAGCCGAATCCCGCCgcagccaaagaagcccGGCGAGGAGCCTGGCCAGCCCACCTCACGATCCTATACCCTCGACATCGTCATGTATGGGCCCATCAAGTACGCTAGGAACGTAGGAGCTCATCTGAGCAAGTTTGGCCTGAAGTTGCTGGCCCCTTATCTCGTTCAGAAGGGAATTCGTGTTCAGAACCCTCATGTTCTCGAATATCGTCCCCCACCTCCAAAAATATATTCTACTGTGCCTACAAACGATGGGCAAAATGCCTCTTACACCAGCACCTTCAACAACCGAACCGTGGAGGAGATTCGTTCGGAAGTTATGGGCGTCTTCGATTCCCTCACACGAAACGATGATTTGCCGGAGATGGAACCTAGCCAGGATATCCTGACACCTCTGCTTAAGCATCAGAAGCAAGGATTGTTCTTCATGATGACCAGAGAAAAGCCCCGGGAGGCGCAGGCATATGAAAAGACTATGGTTTCCTTCTGGCAAGACAAATTTGGCCCCGCTGGCCAGCGGATATACTTCAACGTTATCACTGGTCAAAACCAGGCCAGGCCACCAGCGGAAACTCGGGGAGGAATTCTGGCTGACATGATGGGCCTTGGTAAAACGCTCAGCATTTTGTCCTTGATCACGACATCCACCGATGCTGCGTATGAGTGGGAACGACAAGCACCTGTCCAGCCAGAAGCGCCCGAGCAGAAACCGACAAAACACGAGGTTCTCTCCCAGCAGCCGACTCTTGCCTTGACTCCGTTGATGAGGAACGCAAAAACCACCTTGCTTGTCTGCCCTCTCAGTACGGTAACAAACTGGGAGGAACAGATCAAGCAACACATTCGACCTGGTGCTCTCGACTACCACATTTATCACGGCCCAAACAGAATCAAGGACCCTGCAAGACTCGCAAACTTCGACCTCGTGATTACCACCTATGGCTCTGTATCGAATGAACTCAGTTCTCgtcgaaagaagaaggatggccAATATCCATTGGAACAGATTGGCTGGTTCAGGATTGTGCTGGATGAAGCTCACATGATTCGTGAACACAGCACTCTCCAGTTCAAGGCCATATGTCGACTGCAGGCAGACCGACGCTGGGCCGTCACCGGTACACCCGTGCAGAACCGGTTGGACGACCTTGCTGCCCTATTGGCCTTCCTTCGACTGCACCCATTCCACGATCGATCCAAGTTCCTTCGATACATTGTGGAGCCATTCAAGGCATGCGATCCTGAGATCGTGCCCAAACTCCGAATCCTCGTAGACACAATCACGTTACGTCGATTGAAAGACAAGATTGACCTGCCTCCTCGAGAGGACCTTGTGGTGAGACTTGATTTCAGTCCCGAGGAACGCAGTATCTACGACTTGTTCGCAAAGAATGCGCAGGATCGAGTCAAGGTGCTCGCTGGAACTAATAATGGCCAGGCACTGGGCGGTAATACCTACATCCACATTCTCAAGGCAATTCTACGACTTCGACTACTCTGCGCGCACGGAAAGGATTTACTCAATGACGCCGACCTAGATACATTGCAAGGAATGTCGGCAGAGATGGCAATCgacattgatgatgatgacgatgacgacaagCCAGCACTTTCCGATCAGAAAGCACACGAGATGTTTACATTGATGCAAGAGACCAACAACGACGCATGCATTCAATGCAGCAGGAGGATCAGCTCCAACGAGAGCTCTAATATTGAAACAGAAGGTCAGGATGATATTCTGGGTTTCATGACGCCTTGTTTCCATGTCATTTGCCGAAACTGCATCAAAACGTTTAAGGAACGGGCCAAAGCTCTGATGCCAGAGGGCGAGAACAGTGGATATTGTCCAGTCTGCAATGCCTACGTGAGACATGCTTTCGTACAGCTTCACCGAAGGGAGGTGGACGCGGAGCATGACGGTCCAGCCAAGCCCAAGTCACGAAATGCTGTCAAGAATTTCGACAAGTATGACGGTCCGCATACAAAGACTCGCGCTTTGATCGAAGATCTCCTAAAGTCCAAGGCAGCGAGTGAGGCAAACCCGTCTGAACCTCCGTACAAATCGGTAGTTTTCTCAGGCTGGACTTCTCATCTGGACCTCATTGAGCTTGCACTCAACGCCAACGAGATCGTGTTCACCAGGCTCGACGGCAGTATGAGCCGCACACAAAGAACCACCGCCATGGACAGATTTCGCGAGGACAGCACTGTCCATGTGATCTTGGTATCAATCATGGCCGGTGGTCTGGGTCTGAACTTGACTGCTGGAAACAGCGTATACGTGATGGAACCGCAATACAACCCAGCCGCCGAGGCTCAGGCTATCGACCGTGTCCATCGGCTGGGGCAGAAGCGGCCTGTCCGCACCGTTCGATACATCATGCGGGACAGTTTTGAAGAGAAGATGCTGGAGcttcaggagaagaagatgaagcttgCCAGCTTGAGCATGGATGGCCAAAACAGGAGCTTAGACAAGGCGGAGGCAGCTCGGCAAAAGTTGATGGATCTGCGTAGTCTTTTCAAATGA
- a CDS encoding nucleophile aminohydrolase — MFMARSEYDRGINTFSPEGRLFQVEYSLEAIKLGSTAIGVATSEGVILGVEKRVTSTLLETSSVEKIVEIDRHIGCAMSGLQADARSMVEHARVESQSHAFNYNEPLRVESCTQAICDLALRFGEGADGEETIMSRPFGVALLIAGFDEDGPQLFHAEPSGTFYRYDAKAIGSGSEGAQAELQNEYHKSLTLTDAETLVLKTLKQVMEEKLDAKNVQLASVTKEKGFRIYTDEEMATVVERLPAN; from the exons ATGTTTATGGCAAGATCTGAATACG ACCGAGGCATCAACACCTTCTCCCCCGAAGGTCGTCTCTTCCAGGTCGAATACTCTctcgaggccatcaagctcGGCTCCACGGCCATCGGCGTAGCCACATCCGAGGGTGTTATCCTCGGCGTCGAGAAGCGCGTCACCTCGACCCTCCTCGAGACCTCCTCCGTCGAGAAGATCGTCGAGATCGACCGCCACATCGGCTGCGCCATGTCAGGTCTCCAGGCCGATGCCCGCTCCATGGTCGAGCACGCCCGTGTCGAGAGCCAGTCCCACGCCTTCAACTACAACGAGCCCCTCCGTGTCGAGAGCTGCACCCAGGCCATCTGCGATCTTGCTCTGCGCTTCGGTGAGGGtgctgatggtgaggagACTATCATGAGTCGTCCCTTTGGTGTGGCTCTGCTCATTGCTGGctttgatgaggatggtcCTCAACTGTTCCACGCTGAGCCCAGTGGTACCTTTTACCGCTACGATGCCAAGGCTATTGGCTCTGGTTCCGAAGGCGCTCAGGCTGAGCTACAGAACGAATACCACAAG TCTTTGACGCTCACAGACGCAGAGACCCTTGTTCTAAAGACATTGAAGCAGGTCatggaggagaagcttgatgccaagaacgTGCAGTTGGCCAGCGTaaccaaggagaagggcTTCAGAATATACacagatgaggagatggccACAGTCGTGGAGCGACTGCCAGCCAACTAA